CAAAGACAGGAAAACATCAGTTGTCCACCATGTGGGACCATTCACTAGTATCACAGTACTAGAAAGTTGTAAGATATCAACATGAGGGAAAAGCAAGAGACCAAAACAGTTTGAGAGGGGAGCATACTACAAGGGTGATTTGAAATGTTCTAATcccttcaaactcaactctggaccttgaagccagcTCCAATGCATTTCTTTCATTGTTCGCCTCTAATCAGgtactgatttagacctgggacaccaggtgtgtgcaattcattatcaggtagaacagaaaaccagcaggctccggaccttgtagggtaagagttgaatacctctGTTCTAACCCTTTCTGACTCTGTGTGGGGGACTGTATGGGTTGTACTTTATCATGTCAGTCTACAAGTTTGCAGTCACAAGACGATAAAACCCACGGTTTCAGGGAATCCGTTTGACCAATGGCGAAGCACAGAATTGTAGTTATTTAGGATGTTATTTAGATCAGTGATTCTGTCCGGTCTGACTGCAAGGTTGTgaaactcaaacacacacaacactatCAAGTGCTGCTCTGATGTCCTGCCATGGGGCTTTAAAAAATCTTCCATGGTGCACCCATTGAGTTGGAAAGAGGGCCCACCCCATTTGCTGTTTTCGCATCAGTGACAGCATGGACAGTGGCATTTAGGGCTATCTCCcttttaaagtagtcaatttcTTCTTCTACAAGTTTATCGGCGGTACGTAAACAAAGTGAAAAGGTGCATACCACCACCTGCTCTACTGCAGTGTGTATAGTCTAAACAGGAATAAAGCCAAGGTTtgctgacctggatggaattctgTGTGAATTCTGTGATCTCCCTTAACCCATAGGACGTCCCACCCATTTGACTACTTAAAGACTGTTAAAACTTTCAGTGGCACTGGCCATGCTAAACAAGCTTTGTGGCAAGTGtgccctctatccatctctatggaTGCCCTCTAGTTTTATCCCACCTCTCCCTGTTTTAGCCATACCCTCTCCTTGAGCCTCTGTCCTGCAATCAACTCACCCCAAACACTTTAGACAGATCTAACAACTCAGAGACTTTGTGGTTAGTGTCCgtcctgagattggaaggttgggggTTCGATTTGatactcagcattaaggagatgtaTTGTGGGTAAGGCCCTGTGACAGACGAGCATCCTGTCCAGAGGGTTGTACATCCAGCTGCATCAACCTACAGAAACAGGTAATAGGCTGCTGCTCTATGGGCCATTCTGGTTCAGAGAAGGCTTACTTCTTTCTTCTTAGACAGATTTGATTTACAGGGGGATCTAGATGAGGATGGAAGGCACAGTAGAAAAGGTAGATGGGGATTGAACCCTGGTTCATTTTGTGTCGAGTGTTATCACTTGACATGGCTCTGCACCAGTTGATTGTTAATGTAGTTTGAATTGGCTGTACACTCTTAgagaaaaaggtgctatctagaacctaaaagggttcttcggctgttcccataggacacacaaactcaactctggacctcgacgtgaagccagttccactgcgttttttcattgttgccctctaatcagggactgatttacacctgggacaccaggtgggtgcaattaattaccaggtagaacagaaaaccagcaggcttcgGACCCCGTTGGTTAAGGGTTGAATTCCCctgccataggagaaccctttgaaaaccactttttggttccaggcagaaccctTTTGTTCCACGTAGAATCCTTTACACAGAGggatctacatggaacccaaaatagtttcACCTGGAACCAAAggaggttctacctggaacgaaaaagggttctcctattgggacagctgaagaacccttttggaacccttttttctaagcgtGTACTTGTTCATCAATCAAGGCTGTACTTGTACATCTACACTGCAGGAGCTGTTGAAGTTGCTTCGTCCATTATCTGTTGACCGATTGAAATCAACAGGGACTTGCAGTAACATTTGACTTTAAAGCCTGTGGGTATAAAGCATTGTAAGACTTGCCATAGGCACATATGATCCCCTTACAATCATCTCATAATAAATGCTGTCTGAATACCTTCCAAAACATAACTATAAGCCTTGTTATAACGCTCATTCATGTTTATAACATGTTATAAAGCATTATATCTGCAGGCTTTCTTTAAATTGTTACCAGACTTGCTACTCTTATTTAGTTATTTAAAACAACACTTGTATGGCTGTTTGGTTGAGGTTTGTCTTTGAGAGTCACACACCATGTAATTATTTTTTGATCATGGCCCTGATCTCTACAATCTCCATTAAACAGAATGTTTCTGCAGATTAGGGTTTTGACCATGCTTCTCTGAACATGAAATGTAACACATTTTGATGCTGCAAGTTAATTAAAAATGGTGAGAGAAACATCCTATTGACCTTCTTATTCTTTATGTAGTATTTTAGTAtctatcaatcaaatgtatttataaagccctttttacatcagcagatgtcacaaagtgcttatagaGAAACCCAGCCTAACACCCCAAATCTGGGTGGTAGCCTGACTAGGAAATGTGTTGTTAGCTCCCCAATCTAGAGCATAGGCTTTTGCAAGAGCCTCAGGGAACCCAGGGATCACTCCATGTCAATTGGGGACATGAGGACATGAGAGGGTGCTGAATACAATGTAATCCAATTCAATAATTGTGGACCCAGTTTGCTATAGAATTAGCCTACTACTAATACAACATTCCTCCATTCCAGGTATCCTGACTGATTTCTTGACTGGCCATTGACTGGCCATTTTCAGAAATTGTCACACTATTATTAAAAGTTCCGAAATGTAGGTCGTCATCCATTAAGTGTTTCGTGTACTGGATCAGCTGTTCCAAAATAGACTCGCTACTGAAATACAACATATATTAGCATATTAGCAGTGCTACTGCGCATTAAACACGTTATAAGACAATTGCGTAGGACTGGGCAGCAGCGTCATAGCCAATGTTACAAGcgaacctcccgagtggcgcagtggtctaaggcactgcatcgcagtgctagctgtgcctctagagatcctggttcgaatcctggctctgtcgtagccggccgtgaccgggagacccatggggcggcgcacaattggcccagcgtcgtctatggtaggggagggaatggccggcagggatgtagctcaattggtagagcatggcgtttgcaacgcctgggttgtgggttcgattcccacggggataTGAAAagaagtataaaaaaataatgtatgcactcactaactgtaaatgtACCCTTAAATTGAGTACATATTAAGCTAATAGTTTAGTATATTTCATTTGAGCCAATAGTTCTATCAACACTGCACACTCCTTTATTCTATTGGTTTTCCCATTGACAGTCCCGCCCTCTGATTGACAGCTCTCAGATGAGAACCTTCTGTCCAACCAGCTCGAGATagagagaaaatagaaaatagagTGCCCTTTGAGTCCTCATCAGCATCGGACAAAAAGTTTTCATTTCGAGTTTAAAGCTAGAAAAGTTACTCAAAGTAAAGTATTTATCTATTGTGTTTTATCTTCATATTGCTACTAAATCCGACTATTTTCTATAAAATGTATTCATGGTGTCCTGCGCATTTTATTTATAGGGCCTAATGTTTACTCTCAATGCTCCTACGAGCCTAGCATTGCTGTACTAACCCAGGAATGAGGAGTGGGTTACATAAGCAACGGACCCTCTCAGTAGTAGCTAATAATGCATCGGTCGgctactccctctctcccgttATTTACTATTTCAAAGCGCAGTTCTCTTTTATTATTCGTTCCATTATATTTGAAATGATCAAAACAGAACCCTCGTGACCAGATGTGGCGGAGGATAATTTGACAAGTCAGCACGAGACTGCGGGGAGTAGAATAAAGACCATGTTGGAGAGCTTTGCGCATTTCTCCATCTCGGGTGCGGGTCTAGAACGTTGTGTGATACGGATTTCTTTGTGACCATGAAGTTCATTTGAATTGCTCACGGATTTGTTTTTAACGAAGTTTAGACAACAATGAAGTACGGAATGGTTGTTATCACGGCTGGCTTTTCAGGTTTACTCAGCTTCAGCTTTCTTGCAGTGGCAATTGGGAGCGACTATTGGTACATCATCGATGTGAACAGTGCGAACCTGTCGGACTTGGAGGACCTGAGTTCGCATTCCGGTCTCTGGAGGATCCGTGAAGGTATGTCCACGTAATTAACAATCGTATACCACATTCATGTTTTTTTACGTACCCCAAATCATATGCCGTAGCCTAGTGCGCGCACACTTTGATATAGCGGTTCACGATACATTGCGCTGTGATTTCTGGTAGCTTGTCAAATAACTTGGAATACATATGCCTAATTTAAACCTGTTGCACCACCCATGTCAGCCTGCTACCACGAcccacagacgtcagttcaacgtctagttttaatgtatatttggttgagttgtcaactaacgtaaatcaaccaaaaatgtcatttaggttaaaagttgggtgaaagaaAATACGAAATTCACATAAATTGATGacattttgcaaatccaatcacttttccatgttgattcaacctcatcacattgaatttttttggttgaaatgatgtggaaacaatgttgattcaaccagtttttgccccaTGGGAAATATATGTTAATGTgggttttttctctctcattccaaATCTAATTTTGCTTTCCTTACTTTATTTTagattacatttatttaaattcAACTACAAAAACTGATTTTAGTTTTACCTTCAAATTGCTGCCCCTTTCAGAATGGACCGGATCCTGGTGTATAGGCATCTCTGTTGTAAATCAGCTAATCTCACCCACCCGAGACTAATTTGTAtgcacaatacattacaataaacAGATGCACTTTAGAAGCATTTTTTTCCACATCCACATAGCACACCTGTTTCTTTCCCCTTGTTTTTTAAACTGCATCTCTGTCAACATAGAGCATATATCCTGTTGCAGTTgtgtcccaaatcacaccctatttGCATAGagctccggtcaaaagtagtgcactacatcggaaataaggtgccgtttgggacggaGCCATAAGGGAGTGACATATTACGCAGGGGGCACCTGCAGTGTCTGATAGTGTATCAAGTCAAGTGCTACAGCACACTACTGCAGTACACAGTGTGTCAACAGTATCAATCATTGCTATAGATTTGTTGATTCATGCCCTGTAAAGATTTCTGTCTGAGAGCTCAGCAGTGAAGCAGCTATCGATATTAGGCACACACTTAGTAACCGGACATTAGCAACTAGATAGGCCTTACACAGCCATAGGTATGTGTCATAAGCCTACCTTTTGACTGGTATTTTAACATTGTCTTGCATGTCTACCAGTCTGAGAGGTCTAATATAATATGCAATAcctgccatttagcagaagcttttatccaaagcgacttacagtcatgcatgcatgaCATTTTAGGTATAGTCTACCGGTCTGAAAGGTCAACACATATCTTGTGTTTGCTCTTCTTTACAGGGAAAAATGCCACCTCTTGGCCAATCCAGTCCTTCTTTGTGGATACCTCCAACAAAACTGAGATAGAGAAGCACCTTATCAGTGAGTATGTGGCCTCTGCTATGTAGCCTCCAACGGCTGCTTCTTGGAAGACTTTAGAGAAtgttggttatgtaattattactccagaatgtccgttattccagaggacgattcGGACTGGATTAGTTTTTATTCATACTTTTTTTTCTCAATAAATTGACATTTATGATGGAAGGCTGGAGGTTTTAATTCTAAGCGTGAAGATATGTCCAGGTGATAGGGCCACACTGATAACTCAAGCTTggttcccaagtttctaaaccataacaaaccatctttggtatagtgtcgtcataatatttgaattgaggaagtgtgatcataatcattagaaTATTTTAGCAGCACATCCTAAATGCCCCAcagccttcagatgtgagctaaacagtGCAATTGCACTTGAGGTGCATTTTAAGCCTATGGATGAGAAAGTTAACTTATCATTTCCAAACGTTTAGGTAATTTAGTTGTATGCTGCTTTGCAATCTATTAACAGCAATGATTGCATTAATTAGGCACAATATTTTTACTGATGCATTTGGCAATATTCAATTAATACGCACACAACGTATAAACAAATGCATTCACTGTGAAAGGTGATACATGTAGGCCATTCATATATAGTTTATGCGCAGCACTTAGTTCAATTTAtcgaatcagttattgttttcttgctcaaaccgcgagcaacacctgtcaaactaaTTTCTCTAAAATAACAGGGATGTCAATTCGCAtgggactagtattatcagaggaccttggagttcgccaaaaaactgtaggttattctggctggaattgttactctcctgccatgtaaaaatTACTGACATGGCAGATTCTTACGGGACTACaattacagatgtggtgttttgtgctcgTGCACATAATTAAATCCCGTCCCAAATGGACACAGACTGTAGTTAGTTCAAGCTCTGTCACACCCACTCACAACATTACAGGTTGTTGAGTCTGTACGATGGGCTCACTGTTTACAAAGTGAATCAGCATCATTGGACTCCACTTGGACAATACAATATAGACCCCATACAATGAAAAGGTTCATTACAAAACATGTAGTTGAGCTTTTATCGGCCTGTAGTGGACATATGACTTAAGGACAAGTAGCATTTCAGGAAGATGGTGGTGAAACAGACCAAGCTGAGAAACAAAGTTGTTCTTTTTTAATGGATATTTTGGATATATTTCTATAATtgtcaaacgtgtgtgtgtgtgtgtgagtgcagaaAGGTGAGAAGGctgtcagatgtgtgtgtgtgtgtgtatgtacagtaccagtcaaagtttggacacacctacacattccagggtttttcttaattttttactattttctacattgtagaataatagtgaagacatcaacactatgaaataacacatatggaattatgtagtaacaaaaaaagtgttaaacaaatcaaaatatgttttatgtttgagattcttcaaagtagccaccctttgccttgatgacagc
This genomic window from Coregonus clupeaformis isolate EN_2021a unplaced genomic scaffold, ASM2061545v1 scaf0047, whole genome shotgun sequence contains:
- the LOC121551627 gene encoding transmembrane protein 235 isoform X3, translating into MKYGMVVITAGFSGLLSFSFLAVAIGSDYWYIIDVNSANLSDLEDLSSHSGLWRIREGKNATSWPIQSFFVDTSNKTEIEKHLISLFTLSGLGVYVSYCQQARELLEPEILASIHVSYGWSLGMACLSFSLEVTAGLLLMLAARMAHLMGHDHGVIIIAMA